A region of Tigriopus californicus strain San Diego chromosome 7, Tcal_SD_v2.1, whole genome shotgun sequence DNA encodes the following proteins:
- the LOC131883062 gene encoding homeobox protein prospero-like isoform X2 gives METSGASPPRPYLRARRRVRQRVDAGEPRNSYSSIPGFSFRHNQMQTHFQHRTSGQQLSRYHQMQQQQQQQHQQLHQQQHHHHHLHHHQQQQQQQQQQAYPQFQHLGQKLMSHTREHYESKTVGNMALSNNNVSSSSHFGLSDRAEDGPSPCHNSGSMYQRDLALNNTSASLGNLKLRHPSNVTNMNNNSNSPRASQTGCGDGNSGAKYLTSSEIGPRSPHQQHPPPVPPPLHFAPHHHPYLRQRFQQQFYRGMLPHVAGTRGGRMPAPNGPLSAFPSPNMSSQQFHSQHMQQMMQQAAAAMQARAQFLYQQQRFEEAQQLRRQSQYQENSLSKSESLTETDNENSVVEQESEKNLKTNCQLFSTSSSSSSSKLLSSSDSGNGDSLHDHGLLGSRGILLNESDANSKGKLEGAEQFARKREGALGPRSTVCSGVIENGGQHLNSEGEEVVDHEDLRSAPNQPGQAASPSAASPSAFVVGEEKERDAAEETERPTGERATPSALERALCRGQRTQDTPREEGHFRSRIPPSAGGAGGPDGGGGPGDDDHSGSEGRIQGGGGGGGGGSNNNGCSSTVKGADEQSGGGGGSAGGDEEHEDDKETSIQALTCFDNSEGAGPNSGATTASTSKETPTNVGADGDDDNKNGGANLQEGQELTKPDALLDTPDASYVALRDPRTTATRSPLAPPELAPRALEDEQDDGENGKERRQEELFRDSTSKDSDVVTQVSGSCRSYHHLNNSVSSTTDSSSNSSNAKRNPHLVNQLQLQRKELLSGVGVGDCHSDPVCGPINYLRSPFFGTPHLSPKPFSRLCYPPLSLPTPHPQHPHHLPTQLPHPQNFLGGVHPPPLYPPVANNAHLFLREVLHGKLALAAAVAQRQYFNGESINPDQESKAMEPGLGVMTNGHHSSPRDFSSNSSRHNNNDLKESTAASIMSHFLKVRQEMALNMSMDRDAAQTSSSPKRIEEEEEEDEEELVGHDEELEEDSELPLNLQDKAEPEEGSKPEDGRTSVQSGSDVELNAVESGSPRSPGGSDAGMSSSSGKDSKSARLESIVSSMRSSPLPPVNGCKKRKLYQPVQHEREVSSSSGGGKIEDKAASPSEDVVSDGENDRDENRNKEEPEEKRKRKEDHFRQMQEQISRLHNQKFNLNQRPIDENTDPTVHDLRQVDETRRKSEMIRKPHLSQLLNGLGGPGTQLPGFPPRENMNPLQLQYMEMARRVMQEQQDKLTKDAITKEIINETITHNSEIAEKLIAISPELKGLADILKTEITASLAIIIDSIVGRFLQNRRQNQQQQQQQQQQQQQQQQQHQQKLHQAQLPPTIPPHPSMAKPFSMDDPLGLKFDSPKPHGHSGRAPQVRDRAAPRLASNPLSMANPLSLNHSINTPARSLANSQTIPASIRPPCSSASFTEFIANQSRDHSEREQNSPSVNSDITARDDDSDNMPEQDEALSLVVTPKKKRHKVTDTRITPRSVSRALGSEPDLTKNPFGIPFPGLKNGDSHSPRPLFPGMTPPGILPHGLPTSVAIPNPSLHDFNPFSPFFNPAAAAAAAAAAANIPRVTSASTPIPAGGSPSPSSRKDRDSPQILHRSFRRSASPSSVDFAANLREASESAQEEFERVQSSLPYSLSSYSLEAHSATLTPMHLRKAKLMFFWVRYPSSAILKMYFPDIKFNKNNTAQLVKWFSNFREFYYIQMEKYARQALSEGIKNPEDIHVTLESELYRVLNLHYNRNNHIEVPVRFRWVVEQTLREFLKAIQIGKDADPSWKKQIYKIIARLDDYVPEYFKTQAFLEQLE, from the exons ATGGAGACGTCTGGAGCGAGTCCTCCCAGGCCATATTTGCGGGCTCGAAGACGGGTTAGACAACGAGTTGATGCGGGGGAACCAAGGAATTCTTACTCATCAATACCTGGGTTCAGTTTTAGACACAATCAAATGCAGACGCATTTCCAACATCGTACTTCAGGTCAACAATTGTCAAGGTATCATCAAatgcagcagcagcagcagcagcaacaccAGCAGctacatcaacaacaacatcatcatcaccaccttcaccatcatcaacaacaacaacaacagcagcaacagcaagcTTATCCTCAATTTCAGCATCTAGGACAAAAACTAATGTCACACACTCGGGAGCATTACGAGAGCAAAACTGTCGGCAATATGGCTTTATCTAACAATAATGTGAGCAGCTCTAGTCACTTTGGCTTGTCGGATCGGGCCGAGGATGGCCCATCTCCATGTCATAATAGTGGTTCAATGTATCAGCGAGACCTCGCCCTGAATAACACAAGTGCAAGTTTAGGAAATTTAAAATTGCGCCATCCTTCGAACGTGACTAATATGAACAACAATTCGAATAGCCCGAGGGCGAGTCAAACAGGCTGTGGTGATGGAAACAGTGGTGCCAAATACCTGACCTCATCTGAGATAGGTCCAAGATCCCCTCATCAGCAACATCCACCCcctgttcctcctcctttACACTTTGCTCCTCACCACCATCCTTATCTCAGGCAAAGGTTTCAACAACAGTTCTATCGCGGAATGCTTCCACATGTGGCTGGAACTCGGGGAGGACGAATGCCCGCTCCCAATGGGCCTTTAAGTGCgtttccaagtccaaatatgaGTTCGCAGCAATTCCATTCTCAGCATATGCAGCAAATGATGCAACAAGCAGCTGCAGCCATGCAAGCTCGGGCGCAATTTCTctatcaacaacaacgattCGAAGAGGCCCAACAGCTGAGACGGCAATCACAATACCAGGAGAATTCCCTCTCGAAATCAGAATCATTGACTGAGACCGATAACGAGAACTCAGTCGTTGAGCAAGAAAGTGAGAAGAATTTGAAGACAAATTGCCAGTTGTTTTCAacctcatcatcctcgtccagCTCCAAGTTACTTTCATCTTCGGACTCGGGAAACGGTGACTCGCTCCATGATCACGGTCTGTTGGGCTCTCGAGGCATTCTCCTTAACGAGAGTGACGCCAATTCGAAGGGGAAGCTTGAAGGAGCAGAACAATTTGCTCGAAAACGTGAAGGAGCTCTTGGGCCACGATCGACGGTGTGCTCTGGTGTGATCGAAAATGGCGGCCAGCATCTTAATTCTGAAGGGGAAGAGGTGGTGGACCACGAGGATCTGAGGAGCGCTCCCAATCAGCCAGGCCAGGCGGCATCTCCAAGTGCTGCCTCACCTTCGGCCTTCGTCGTTGGCgaagaaaaggaacgagaCGCTGCGGAAGAGACTGAGAGGCCAACGGGAGAACGCGCAACACCCTCGGCTTTAGAACGGGCTCTGTGTCGAGGGCAACGAACACAAGACACTCCAAGGGAAGAGGGCCACTTCAGAAGTCGAATCCCTCCATCAgctggtggtgctggtggtcctgatggtggtggtggtcctggtgatgatgatcataGTGGTAGTGAGGGAAGAATAcaaggcggaggaggaggaggaggaggaggaagcaaCAACAACGGGTGTAGCAGCACGGTAAAAGGAGCAGATGAACagagtggtggtggtggtggtagtgctGGTGGTGATGAAGAGCATGAGGACGATAAGGAGACCTCGATCCAAGCTCTGACATGCTTTGACAATAGTGAAGGCGCTGGACCAAACAGCGGGGCAACAACAGCCAGCACGAGCAAAGAGACTCCAACTAACGTCGGCGCTGACGGGGACGACGACAACAAGAACGGAGGAGCGAACCTTCAAGAAGGACAGGAATTAACAAAGCCAGATGCTTTGCTTGACACTCCAGACGCCTCTTATGTGGCTCTGAGGGATCCACGAACGACTGCTACTCGTTCTCCTCTTGCTCCTCCAGAGTTGGCTCCTCGTGCCCTAGAAGACGAACAAGACGACGGGGAGAACGGAAAGGAGAGAAGGCAAGAAGAACTATTCCGAGACTCAACCTCGAAGGACTCGGACGTGGTGACTCAAGTGTCTGGAAGTTGTCGTAGTTACCACCATCTGAACAATTCCGTGTCATCCACTACTGATAGCAGTAGCAATAGTAGTAACGCGAAAAGAAATCCTCACTTGGTGAACCAGTTGCAATTACAAAGAAAGGAACTGCTTAGTGGTGTTGGAGTGGGTGATTGCCATAGTGATCCCGTGTGTGGGCCAATCAATTACCTGCGATCACCCTTTTTCGGGACACCGCATCTGAGCCCCAAGCCGTTTTCTCGCCTCTGCTACCCACCTTTGTCTTTACCCACACCACATCCTCAGCATCCTCATCACCTTCCAACTCAACTCCCACATCCTCAAAACTTTCTTGGAGGAGTGCATCCTCCGCCATTGTATCCACCTGTGGCCAATAATGCCCATCTTTTCTTGAGGGAGGTCTTGCACGGCAAATTGGCTTTGGCTGCTGCGGTAGCTCAAAGACAGTACTTTAACGGTGAATCAATCAACCCCGACCAAGAGAGCAAAGCGATGGAGCCTGGATTGGGTGTGATGACCAATGGTCACCATTCGTCTCCCAGAGATTTTTCATCCAATTCGTCTCgacacaacaacaacgactTGAAAGAATCCACAGCGGCCTCGATCATGTCACACTTTTTGAAGGTAAGACAAGAAATGGCTCTGAATATGTCCATGGACCGGGATGCTGCCCAGACCTCGTCTTCTCCGAAGAGAatcgaggaggaagaagaggaagacgaggaagagTTGGTAGGACATGACGAGGAACTGGAAGAGGACTCTGAGCTTCCTTTAAATTTGCAAGATAAGGCCGAGCCTGAAGAGGGCTCAAAGCCCGAAGATGGGCGTACCTCCGTTCAAAGTGGCAGCGATGTCGAGCTGAATGCAGTTGAATCAGGTTCCCCTCGATCTCCCGGCGGTTCTGATGCCGGCATGTCCAGCTCGTCTGGCAAGGACTCAAAATCAGCCCGATTGGAGAGCATAGTGTCTTCCATGAGGTCCTCCCCACTTCCCCCTGTGAACGGGTGCAAGAAGAGAAAGCTGTACCAACCAGTTCAGCACGAGCGTGAGGTGAGCAGTTCGAGCGGGGGAGGAAAAATTGAGGACAAAGCGGCCTCGCCCTCCGAGGACGTCGTCTCAGATGGAGAGAATGACCGAGATGAGAACAGAAATAAGGAGGAACCCGAAGAGAAGcgaaaaaggaaagaggacCACTTTAGACAAATGCAAGAGCAAATCAGTCGGCTGCACAACCAAAAATTCAACCTCAACCAAAGACCCATTGATGAAAACACCGATCCCACCGTTCATGATCTCAGACAAGTTGACGAGACTCGAAGAAAGTCCGAGATGATTCGCAAGCCTCACTTGAGCCAATTGTTGAATGGCTTGGGTGGGCCTGGAACTCAGTTACCTGGATTCCCTCCCCGTGAGAATATGAACCCTCTTCAGCTCCAATATATGGAGATGGCTCGGCGAGTGATGCAAGAGCAACAAGATAAATTGACCAAAGATGCGATCACAAAGGAGATCATCAACGAGACTATTACGCACAATTCGGAAATTGCTGAAAAGTTGATCGCCATCAGCCCGGAACTCAAAGGCCTGGCTGACATCCTGAAGACTGAGATTACAGCATCGTTGGCCATCATCATCGATTCGATTGTCGGGCGATTTTTGCAAAACAGACgacaaaaccaacaacaacagcagcaacaacaacaacaacagcaacaacagcaacaacaacatcagcaaaAGCTTCATCAAGCTCAGCTTCCTCCAACTATTCCTCCTCATCCGTCTATGGCCAAACCTTTTTCAATGGATGATCCCCTGGGTCTGAAATTTGACTCCCCCAAACCCCATGGCCATTCTGGGAGAGCCCCTCAGGTTCGGGATAGAGCAGCTCCCAGACTGGCGTCCAACCCTTTGTCAATGGCTAACCCTTTGTCATTGAATCATTCCATTAACACTCCTGCACGCAGTTTGGCCAACAGCCAAACCATTCCAGCCTCGATTCGACCTCCATGCAGTTCGGCCAGCTTCACCGAATTCATTGCCAACCAAAGTCGGGACCATTCGGAGCGAGAACAGAACTCTCCTTCTGTCAATAGTGATATCACGGCACGTGATGACGACTCGGACAACATGCCCGAACAAGATGAGGCTTTGAGCCTTGTCGTGACTCCCAAGAAGAAACGCCATAAGGTCACAGACACTCGCATCACTCCTCGATCTGTGTCCAGAGCCCTGGGATCCGAGCCAGATCTGACCAAGAACCCTTTCGGTATTCCTTTTCCTGGTCTCAAAAACGGGGATTCTCATTCGCCCAGACCCTTGTTCCCGGGTATGACCCCACCGGGCATTCTTCCGCATGGCCTCCCTACGTCAGTGGCCATTCCCAACCCCAGCCTTCATGACTTCAATCCCTTCTCTCCATTTTTCAACCCTGCTGCTGCCGCGGCCGCCGCAGCCGCGGCAGCCAATATTCCACGAGTAACCAGTGCTAGCACACCCATTCCTGCGGGTGGCAGCCCTTCTCCGTCATCTCGAAAGGACCGTGATTCTCCCCAGATCCTTCATCGATCCTTCCGTCGTTCTGCATCCCCTTCCTCCGTGGATTTCGCAGCCAATCTTCGAGAGGCCTCAGAGTCGGCCCAAGAGGAATTCGAGAGGGTCCAATCGTCGCTTCCTTACTCACTGTCAA gTTACTCTTTGGAAGCTCACAGCGCCACCCTGACTCCCATGCATCTAAGAAAAGCCAAATTGATGTTCTTCTGGGTTCGATACCCGTCATCGGCTATTCTCAAAATGTACTTCCCCGACATTAAATTTAACAAGAACAACACGGCCCAGCTAGTCAAGTGGTTCTCCAACTTTAG AGAGTTCTACTATATCCAAATGGAGAAATATGCACGACAAGCCTTGAGTGAGGGCATCAAGAACCCCGAGGACATTCACGTGACTTTGGAGTCGGAATTGTACCGTGTCCTCAATCTCCATTACAATCGGAACAATCATATTGAG GTTCCTGTTCGCTTCCGATGGGTTGTGGAACAGACCCTTCGAGAGTTTTTGAAGGCCATTCAGATCGGGAAAGATGCTGACCCGAGCTGGAAAAAGCAAATCTACAAGATCATTGCGCGTCTTGATGATTATGTACCCGAGTACTTCAAAACTCAGGCCTTCCTGGAACAACTTGAATGA
- the LOC131883062 gene encoding homeobox protein prospero-like isoform X1: METSGASPPRPYLRARRRVRQRVDAGEPRNSYSSIPGFSFRHNQMQTHFQHRTSGQQLSRYHQMQQQQQQQHQQLHQQQHHHHHLHHHQQQQQQQQQQAYPQFQHLGQKLMSHTREHYESKTVGNMALSNNNVSSSSHFGLSDRAEDGPSPCHNSGSMYQRDLALNNTSASLGNLKLRHPSNVTNMNNNSNSPRASQTGCGDGNSGAKYLTSSEIGPRSPHQQHPPPVPPPLHFAPHHHPYLRQRFQQQFYRGMLPHVAGTRGGRMPAPNGPLSAFPSPNMSSQQFHSQHMQQMMQQAAAAMQARAQFLYQQQRFEEAQQLRRQSQYQENSLSKSESLTETDNENSVVEQESEKNLKTNCQLFSTSSSSSSSKLLSSSDSGNGDSLHDHGLLGSRGILLNESDANSKGKLEGAEQFARKREGALGPRSTVCSGVIENGGQHLNSEGEEVVDHEDLRSAPNQPGQAASPSAASPSAFVVGEEKERDAAEETERPTGERATPSALERALCRGQRTQDTPREEGHFRSRIPPSAGGAGGPDGGGGPGDDDHSGSEGRIQGGGGGGGGGSNNNGCSSTVKGADEQSGGGGGSAGGDEEHEDDKETSIQALTCFDNSEGAGPNSGATTASTSKETPTNVGADGDDDNKNGGANLQEGQELTKPDALLDTPDASYVALRDPRTTATRSPLAPPELAPRALEDEQDDGENGKERRQEELFRDSTSKDSDVVTQVSGSCRSYHHLNNSVSSTTDSSSNSSNAKRNPHLVNQLQLQRKELLSGVGVGDCHSDPVCGPINYLRSPFFGTPHLSPKPFSRLCYPPLSLPTPHPQHPHHLPTQLPHPQNFLGGVHPPPLYPPVANNAHLFLREVLHGKLALAAAVAQRQYFNGESINPDQESKAMEPGLGVMTNGHHSSPRDFSSNSSRHNNNDLKESTAASIMSHFLKVRQEMALNMSMDRDAAQTSSSPKRIEEEEEEDEEELVGHDEELEEDSELPLNLQDKAEPEEGSKPEDGRTSVQSGSDVELNAVESGSPRSPGGSDAGMSSSSGKDSKSARLESIVSSMRSSPLPPVNGCKKRKLYQPVQHEREVSSSSGGGKIEDKAASPSEDVVSDGENDRDENRNKEEPEEKRKRKEDHFRQMQEQISRLHNQKFNLNQRPIDENTDPTVHDLRQVDETRRKSEMIRKPHLSQLLNGLGGPGTQLPGFPPRENMNPLQLQYMEMARRVMQEQQDKLTKDAITKEIINETITHNSEIAEKLIAISPELKGLADILKTEITASLAIIIDSIVGRFLQNRRQNQQQQQQQQQQQQQQQQQHQQKLHQAQLPPTIPPHPSMAKPFSMDDPLGLKFDSPKPHGHSGRAPQVRDRAAPRLASNPLSMANPLSLNHSINTPARSLANSQTIPASIRPPCSSASFTEFIANQSRDHSEREQNSPSVNSDITARDDDSDNMPEQDEALSLVVTPKKKRHKVTDTRITPRSVSRALGSEPDLTKNPFGIPFPGLKNGDSHSPRPLFPGMTPPGILPHGLPTSVAIPNPSLHDFNPFSPFFNPAAAAAAAAAAANIPRVTSASTPIPAGGSPSPSSRKDRDSPQILHRSFRRSASPSSVDFAANLREASESAQEEFERVQSSLPYSLSSYSLEAHSATLTPMHLRKAKLMFFWVRYPSSAILKMYFPDIKFNKNNTAQLVKWFSNFREFYYIQMEKYARQALSEGIKNPEDIHVTLESELYRVLNLHYNRNNHIEVPDHFLPVVEATLREFFLSIRDGKDAESSWKKQIYKIIARYDEPIPEYFKTPDFLKQLE, from the exons ATGGAGACGTCTGGAGCGAGTCCTCCCAGGCCATATTTGCGGGCTCGAAGACGGGTTAGACAACGAGTTGATGCGGGGGAACCAAGGAATTCTTACTCATCAATACCTGGGTTCAGTTTTAGACACAATCAAATGCAGACGCATTTCCAACATCGTACTTCAGGTCAACAATTGTCAAGGTATCATCAAatgcagcagcagcagcagcagcaacaccAGCAGctacatcaacaacaacatcatcatcaccaccttcaccatcatcaacaacaacaacaacagcagcaacagcaagcTTATCCTCAATTTCAGCATCTAGGACAAAAACTAATGTCACACACTCGGGAGCATTACGAGAGCAAAACTGTCGGCAATATGGCTTTATCTAACAATAATGTGAGCAGCTCTAGTCACTTTGGCTTGTCGGATCGGGCCGAGGATGGCCCATCTCCATGTCATAATAGTGGTTCAATGTATCAGCGAGACCTCGCCCTGAATAACACAAGTGCAAGTTTAGGAAATTTAAAATTGCGCCATCCTTCGAACGTGACTAATATGAACAACAATTCGAATAGCCCGAGGGCGAGTCAAACAGGCTGTGGTGATGGAAACAGTGGTGCCAAATACCTGACCTCATCTGAGATAGGTCCAAGATCCCCTCATCAGCAACATCCACCCcctgttcctcctcctttACACTTTGCTCCTCACCACCATCCTTATCTCAGGCAAAGGTTTCAACAACAGTTCTATCGCGGAATGCTTCCACATGTGGCTGGAACTCGGGGAGGACGAATGCCCGCTCCCAATGGGCCTTTAAGTGCgtttccaagtccaaatatgaGTTCGCAGCAATTCCATTCTCAGCATATGCAGCAAATGATGCAACAAGCAGCTGCAGCCATGCAAGCTCGGGCGCAATTTCTctatcaacaacaacgattCGAAGAGGCCCAACAGCTGAGACGGCAATCACAATACCAGGAGAATTCCCTCTCGAAATCAGAATCATTGACTGAGACCGATAACGAGAACTCAGTCGTTGAGCAAGAAAGTGAGAAGAATTTGAAGACAAATTGCCAGTTGTTTTCAacctcatcatcctcgtccagCTCCAAGTTACTTTCATCTTCGGACTCGGGAAACGGTGACTCGCTCCATGATCACGGTCTGTTGGGCTCTCGAGGCATTCTCCTTAACGAGAGTGACGCCAATTCGAAGGGGAAGCTTGAAGGAGCAGAACAATTTGCTCGAAAACGTGAAGGAGCTCTTGGGCCACGATCGACGGTGTGCTCTGGTGTGATCGAAAATGGCGGCCAGCATCTTAATTCTGAAGGGGAAGAGGTGGTGGACCACGAGGATCTGAGGAGCGCTCCCAATCAGCCAGGCCAGGCGGCATCTCCAAGTGCTGCCTCACCTTCGGCCTTCGTCGTTGGCgaagaaaaggaacgagaCGCTGCGGAAGAGACTGAGAGGCCAACGGGAGAACGCGCAACACCCTCGGCTTTAGAACGGGCTCTGTGTCGAGGGCAACGAACACAAGACACTCCAAGGGAAGAGGGCCACTTCAGAAGTCGAATCCCTCCATCAgctggtggtgctggtggtcctgatggtggtggtggtcctggtgatgatgatcataGTGGTAGTGAGGGAAGAATAcaaggcggaggaggaggaggaggaggaggaagcaaCAACAACGGGTGTAGCAGCACGGTAAAAGGAGCAGATGAACagagtggtggtggtggtggtagtgctGGTGGTGATGAAGAGCATGAGGACGATAAGGAGACCTCGATCCAAGCTCTGACATGCTTTGACAATAGTGAAGGCGCTGGACCAAACAGCGGGGCAACAACAGCCAGCACGAGCAAAGAGACTCCAACTAACGTCGGCGCTGACGGGGACGACGACAACAAGAACGGAGGAGCGAACCTTCAAGAAGGACAGGAATTAACAAAGCCAGATGCTTTGCTTGACACTCCAGACGCCTCTTATGTGGCTCTGAGGGATCCACGAACGACTGCTACTCGTTCTCCTCTTGCTCCTCCAGAGTTGGCTCCTCGTGCCCTAGAAGACGAACAAGACGACGGGGAGAACGGAAAGGAGAGAAGGCAAGAAGAACTATTCCGAGACTCAACCTCGAAGGACTCGGACGTGGTGACTCAAGTGTCTGGAAGTTGTCGTAGTTACCACCATCTGAACAATTCCGTGTCATCCACTACTGATAGCAGTAGCAATAGTAGTAACGCGAAAAGAAATCCTCACTTGGTGAACCAGTTGCAATTACAAAGAAAGGAACTGCTTAGTGGTGTTGGAGTGGGTGATTGCCATAGTGATCCCGTGTGTGGGCCAATCAATTACCTGCGATCACCCTTTTTCGGGACACCGCATCTGAGCCCCAAGCCGTTTTCTCGCCTCTGCTACCCACCTTTGTCTTTACCCACACCACATCCTCAGCATCCTCATCACCTTCCAACTCAACTCCCACATCCTCAAAACTTTCTTGGAGGAGTGCATCCTCCGCCATTGTATCCACCTGTGGCCAATAATGCCCATCTTTTCTTGAGGGAGGTCTTGCACGGCAAATTGGCTTTGGCTGCTGCGGTAGCTCAAAGACAGTACTTTAACGGTGAATCAATCAACCCCGACCAAGAGAGCAAAGCGATGGAGCCTGGATTGGGTGTGATGACCAATGGTCACCATTCGTCTCCCAGAGATTTTTCATCCAATTCGTCTCgacacaacaacaacgactTGAAAGAATCCACAGCGGCCTCGATCATGTCACACTTTTTGAAGGTAAGACAAGAAATGGCTCTGAATATGTCCATGGACCGGGATGCTGCCCAGACCTCGTCTTCTCCGAAGAGAatcgaggaggaagaagaggaagacgaggaagagTTGGTAGGACATGACGAGGAACTGGAAGAGGACTCTGAGCTTCCTTTAAATTTGCAAGATAAGGCCGAGCCTGAAGAGGGCTCAAAGCCCGAAGATGGGCGTACCTCCGTTCAAAGTGGCAGCGATGTCGAGCTGAATGCAGTTGAATCAGGTTCCCCTCGATCTCCCGGCGGTTCTGATGCCGGCATGTCCAGCTCGTCTGGCAAGGACTCAAAATCAGCCCGATTGGAGAGCATAGTGTCTTCCATGAGGTCCTCCCCACTTCCCCCTGTGAACGGGTGCAAGAAGAGAAAGCTGTACCAACCAGTTCAGCACGAGCGTGAGGTGAGCAGTTCGAGCGGGGGAGGAAAAATTGAGGACAAAGCGGCCTCGCCCTCCGAGGACGTCGTCTCAGATGGAGAGAATGACCGAGATGAGAACAGAAATAAGGAGGAACCCGAAGAGAAGcgaaaaaggaaagaggacCACTTTAGACAAATGCAAGAGCAAATCAGTCGGCTGCACAACCAAAAATTCAACCTCAACCAAAGACCCATTGATGAAAACACCGATCCCACCGTTCATGATCTCAGACAAGTTGACGAGACTCGAAGAAAGTCCGAGATGATTCGCAAGCCTCACTTGAGCCAATTGTTGAATGGCTTGGGTGGGCCTGGAACTCAGTTACCTGGATTCCCTCCCCGTGAGAATATGAACCCTCTTCAGCTCCAATATATGGAGATGGCTCGGCGAGTGATGCAAGAGCAACAAGATAAATTGACCAAAGATGCGATCACAAAGGAGATCATCAACGAGACTATTACGCACAATTCGGAAATTGCTGAAAAGTTGATCGCCATCAGCCCGGAACTCAAAGGCCTGGCTGACATCCTGAAGACTGAGATTACAGCATCGTTGGCCATCATCATCGATTCGATTGTCGGGCGATTTTTGCAAAACAGACgacaaaaccaacaacaacagcagcaacaacaacaacaacagcaacaacagcaacaacaacatcagcaaaAGCTTCATCAAGCTCAGCTTCCTCCAACTATTCCTCCTCATCCGTCTATGGCCAAACCTTTTTCAATGGATGATCCCCTGGGTCTGAAATTTGACTCCCCCAAACCCCATGGCCATTCTGGGAGAGCCCCTCAGGTTCGGGATAGAGCAGCTCCCAGACTGGCGTCCAACCCTTTGTCAATGGCTAACCCTTTGTCATTGAATCATTCCATTAACACTCCTGCACGCAGTTTGGCCAACAGCCAAACCATTCCAGCCTCGATTCGACCTCCATGCAGTTCGGCCAGCTTCACCGAATTCATTGCCAACCAAAGTCGGGACCATTCGGAGCGAGAACAGAACTCTCCTTCTGTCAATAGTGATATCACGGCACGTGATGACGACTCGGACAACATGCCCGAACAAGATGAGGCTTTGAGCCTTGTCGTGACTCCCAAGAAGAAACGCCATAAGGTCACAGACACTCGCATCACTCCTCGATCTGTGTCCAGAGCCCTGGGATCCGAGCCAGATCTGACCAAGAACCCTTTCGGTATTCCTTTTCCTGGTCTCAAAAACGGGGATTCTCATTCGCCCAGACCCTTGTTCCCGGGTATGACCCCACCGGGCATTCTTCCGCATGGCCTCCCTACGTCAGTGGCCATTCCCAACCCCAGCCTTCATGACTTCAATCCCTTCTCTCCATTTTTCAACCCTGCTGCTGCCGCGGCCGCCGCAGCCGCGGCAGCCAATATTCCACGAGTAACCAGTGCTAGCACACCCATTCCTGCGGGTGGCAGCCCTTCTCCGTCATCTCGAAAGGACCGTGATTCTCCCCAGATCCTTCATCGATCCTTCCGTCGTTCTGCATCCCCTTCCTCCGTGGATTTCGCAGCCAATCTTCGAGAGGCCTCAGAGTCGGCCCAAGAGGAATTCGAGAGGGTCCAATCGTCGCTTCCTTACTCACTGTCAA gTTACTCTTTGGAAGCTCACAGCGCCACCCTGACTCCCATGCATCTAAGAAAAGCCAAATTGATGTTCTTCTGGGTTCGATACCCGTCATCGGCTATTCTCAAAATGTACTTCCCCGACATTAAATTTAACAAGAACAACACGGCCCAGCTAGTCAAGTGGTTCTCCAACTTTAG AGAGTTCTACTATATCCAAATGGAGAAATATGCACGACAAGCCTTGAGTGAGGGCATCAAGAACCCCGAGGACATTCACGTGACTTTGGAGTCGGAATTGTACCGTGTCCTCAATCTCCATTACAATCGGAACAATCATATTGAG GTTCCCGACCATTTCTTACCCGTGGTTGAGGCCACTCTTCGGGAGTTCTTCTTGTCAATCCGAGATGGAAAGGACGCCGAGTCCAGCTGGAAGAAGCAGATTTACAAAATCATCGCCAGATACGACGAGCCCATTCCGGAGTACTTCAAAACTCCTGATTTCCTCAAGCAATTGGAATGA